The window ATGAAGCGCCGCACCCGCTTATCGAGCGCTGCGCGCACCATATTGCGCGTGCCAAAGACGTTCAGCCGGGTCTGCTCTTCGGCATCGCCATGCCACAGACTGGTGTTGTAGGCCGCATGGAACACCGCGTCGGTCTGGGCTGGGATGACATCGCGCAGGTCCTTCCAGGCCCCGAGATCGGCGCCGACCCATTCAATGCCGGGCTGGTCTAGGCCTGTCACATCCGCACCCGGCCGATGCAGGGCGACGACGCGCCAGCCGGCACCCCGCAACTCGCCAAGCAGATGACGTCCCAGAAAACCCGTCGCACCGGTCACGAAGGCCACAGCCATGCCTGCCCTCCCTGCATCGGCTTACTATAAACCCGCGGCCACCGTGCCGCGTCAGACGATCTTCGGGACCACGTCCTTGAGCGGGGTCACGCTGTTCCACTGCCGGCAGCCCGGGCAGTGCCAATACAGCGTACGTGCATGGAAGCCGCAGTGGCTGCACTGGTAGCGCGGGCTGGCTTCGGTCACGCGTTTGAGGGCCGCCCGCAGTCCCTCCAGCGACGATTGCAGGGGCTCCGGCGCGCGGGGTGCCAGCTGCAGCAACTGGTCCAGCCCGATCCAGCTCGGCCGTGCCTGCAGTGCCTGTGCCAGATAGGCGAGCGCCTCCGCCCGGCGGCCCTCGCGTGCCAGCAGGCGGGCCATGGCGATGCGGGGTGCAGGCCCGTCGTAGCGTGCGGTGAGCTGGTCGAAAAACTCACGCAGTGCCTGTGACCGGCCCAGGCGTTCGTAACAGCGTGTCAGCGGCTCGATCACCTCGCCGGCAAACTCGACGTCCTGCTCGACCACGCGCCGGTATGATCGGGCAGCGGCCTCGAAATTACCCTGCTGTTCCTCGAGTTCGCCCTGCATGAGACTCGCGCGCACGCATTCGCGGTATTCTGCATAGGCCTCTTGCAGATACCGTCGCGCCTGAACGAAGTCGCGGCGTTTGCGCGCCTCATCGGCCAGTTCACACTGGTATTGGGCGATGACCGCACGCAGTGAATGGCCGCGCGCTGCCTCCAGCTGGCGTGTGACGGCAATCGCCTGCGCCCACTCATGCTGCTGCTCATAAATGCCCACCAGCCCGGCCAGCGCTTGCTCGCGGAAAGCCGGTTGCTGCGTCAGTTCCTGGAACAGGTCTTCGGCGCGGTCCAGCATGCCGGCACGCAGGTAATCGCGAGCCAGCTCATAGCGCGCCTGATTGCGATGCTGGTCGTCCAGACTGGGACGCGCCACCAGGTTCTGATGGATCCGTAACGCGCGATCGACCTCGCCCTGACGACGGAACAGGTTGCCGAGGGCGAGATGGATCTCCACCGTCTCATGATCCACTTCGAGCAGGCGTGTGAACACCTGGATGGCCTTGTCGGCATCCTCGTTCACCAGATGCCCGAGG is drawn from Nevskiales bacterium and contains these coding sequences:
- the lapB gene encoding lipopolysaccharide assembly protein LapB yields the protein MLTLLLLPVAAATGWYLARRSAGASGRETAVNADYLRGLGHLVNEDADKAIQVFTRLLEVDHETVEIHLALGNLFRRQGEVDRALRIHQNLVARPSLDDQHRNQARYELARDYLRAGMLDRAEDLFQELTQQPAFREQALAGLVGIYEQQHEWAQAIAVTRQLEAARGHSLRAVIAQYQCELADEARKRRDFVQARRYLQEAYAEYRECVRASLMQGELEEQQGNFEAAARSYRRVVEQDVEFAGEVIEPLTRCYERLGRSQALREFFDQLTARYDGPAPRIAMARLLAREGRRAEALAYLAQALQARPSWIGLDQLLQLAPRAPEPLQSSLEGLRAALKRVTEASPRYQCSHCGFHARTLYWHCPGCRQWNSVTPLKDVVPKIV